The stretch of DNA CCAGTGTCCTACAGCAGAGGACATTTTGAGTCATTGATAGCAAGGAACACTTCATCAACCAACACTGTATGTGGAGGACTAATCTCTCATGGACAGACTGCGTAAGCATAAATGGTAGCATCTAACCAAATGATGCACAATTTAAGTTCTGGGTTAACTGAGATTAGTGGAGGACTAACTAGGCTAAGAGAACCAAACTGAGCAAGGAAGATTAAAAACATCTTTCCCCTTagaaccagacctgggttcaaatagtatttgttatCTTTGATAGAGCCTGCCTGCAGAGCTAAATGGGTGGCGTTTACACTTTTAAGACTATTCTACTGGGCCGGGCCAAGCTTAATCAAGTGCAGTTAAAGTAtctgagagagagatactatcTTAACCAGGATCTGCTTAGAACAGCGCCCtaactggtcacacacacacaccacacacacacaccacacacacaccttcagatgATCACAGTCCAAGAGACCCCTGAATAGATCCAGGTAGTCGCGACAAGAGGGAACCCTCCATTTCCCAGTCTGCATTTGAGAGGCCTCTGCAGACTCCCCACCAGTCCCGGTGACACTCTGAGCGTTCTccccctcctaacagaacagTTACCACCATTAACAAGTTCCCAATGACAACAACTGATCCTGCCAACTGACAATCCCCCATCCCGCCAACTGACAATATCCCATCCTCCCAACTGACTGACAATACACTATCCTGCCAACTTTCAATCATGGTTAAAGAAAATATACCTTTAAAGTATACATTTAAATAACAAAACTATGCAACTAAGTAGAGTTGATGAAAACAAGGTCAACAACGCATAGATCACAGTCCATGTAAGGAATGTATGATATTCTCATATTAGAGCATTAAAACAGTGGCATAATGTAGGGCCAAAATGACCTTACCTCAGGAAGGACAACTGGCTTCGAACAAACACGAATCAAGCCCTGGTGCACTGAAAGGAGAAATATAAAACAATTCTGGCATAGTGATGCATCAGAAGTTACGGTAACAACAACTTTGACGACTTAATGAGGCCTTCATAAACCCTTTATAAGGTCTATATAGATTTTATTAATACTATACACATACAACAAAGGCTTTAGAAAAATGTCCTTACATCTGGCACTTTGGCGATTGTGTCAAAACCCTTTGCAGCCTCTACCTAGCATGGCATTTGTTTACAGCCTAAATTATTGTAGCTTAAATGGTTTGTGAAGCAACTATGATGGCTTTATAAATGGTTTTTGAAGGCCTCcataaatggcatatattataggCTAGAGTCTGACTCAGTTTCTTCAACTCACCCACAGAACTGATGAAGCTCCAGAATACTGGACCCTTGGATGCCATGGCGACAAGCACCTTGACGATGGCACGAGTGCAGGTGGGCTGCATTCTCACGCTGTACTGAGGGAAGCTGTCGATCTGTACCACCAGGAGGCGCTCTAGCACAGGTGTGTAGACCTCAGGGATCTGTGGGTGCACGATAAACAGTGATATGGTAATGCTAGTCTCTCCACCATCTGTAACTAAAGTTACATCGGTTGGAACATAGGAACAATTATTTTGGTGTGCTAGATTTAGCATCACTGAttatttggacaaatcacgattTCACGGGGTTAAGCATTTTTCATATTTCGGAAGGGGAGGGGTTCATTTGGACTGGGTTCTGGGGTTACCTTGTCTAGGTGGATGATGACACTGGCGATGGAGTCCAAGAAGCTGGGGAGCTGGTAAACTTTGTCCTCCTCTCCGTCGGACTCCGTGAGGTACATCTGTTTGCAGCGTTGGATCAGCTCTGTGTACATCAGGTCCACGTCTTGAGGGCAAACCACTTTACATGGCTGCAACAGCAACAATTATACAATAAATGGTTCAGTAATGCAAAATAAACAGTGCACTGGATAAATTAAATATATCACAACTCCAAATGCATGTACATATCAGTGACTAACTGTAGCATACTACAACATAACAACAAACCAGTCAGTGGCTTTTCCAGCAGGACAAGCCCAAAGGGATGAGGGGAGAACTTAGAAACGCACCGCTGCAAAGAACCCATAGCCACGGATAGCAATGGAGAGCTCCTTGTGAGTAGAGTCCATGCTCTTGATTATGGCACAGAACTTCTGCATGAAGAACTTGAGCTTGCCTTTGTGCTCCTCCACATTCTCTGCCACCTGGAGAGCAACCTAAAGCAATAATCCAACAGTTATATTTCTCAGGGCAAAAAGGAAACACACTACTCCTTGCAAAACAAAGGAATAGAAGTACGGTTATTCCTAAAAATCCTCTCAAGTGAAACATGACCTATATCTTATGAAACAATAAGTATCGGGGACAAATGACCTGACGCCCTTCTGTGCAGAGTGACTGCAAAAAAAATGTCAACAAATAAAACGGCACCATTCATTTGTCTGACGGCAGTTCCACGGTAACAGAACGACACAGAGACTCCGATTTTTCCATTTCAAAATGTAggtcaaacaaaaaccaatgatttcAAAGTTAAAccaaccatacaactctatgcacaaagaatacttttaacaatttccatgGAAAACTATAcagaaacacatttacttgaagaaccgTGCAGATTGAGAATTTTTAGGGCTCTAAGACTCTAGCCGCCCTCGTCATAGACTGTGCTCTCTGCTTCCtcatggcaagcgataccggagcgccaagtctaggactaaAAAACTATTTATCAAATgtccacctggactatttacattgaccccccccccccttttgtttttacattgctgctactcgctgtttattatctatgcagtcactttacccctacctacatgtacaaattacctcgactaacctgtacccccagacatctgactctgtaccccctgtatatagcctcgttgttgttattttattgtgttactttttattacattttttacttcagtttatttagtaaatattttcttaactttatttcttgaactgcattacGGTTtgttctgtcattctgttaccaaactttgcatctgcactgttcttcaagtaaatgtgtttttgtaaaatgttcagtaGACATTGTTGTTCATTGGTTggctttaaatacattttaaagtgaaatatCGGAGTATcagcatcattctgttaccatggaattgcccctAACTACATACTGGCTTTCAGGGACGTGGTAAGCCCACCTGTTTGAGGAAGGACTCCAAGGCATAGTAACTGGTCTTCTTCATCTCCTGGTTGATGTGTCCACACAGCTTGGACATGACATCAAACAAGGCTCTGTAGTGGTCCATCAACAAGTGGCTGAATTGAGCTGCATGCTTTGCTAACAATCGCAGTCCAGCTACAAAGCGTAGAAAAATGGCTTATTGTCAAGCTCAAACAATGCTGCATTTGATTGAGATTGCCTGGTGCAATGGAAACAAAGGAGTAGTCATGAAAGTGCAAATGATTTAGCAAATAATTTGGCACTCAATGCAGTAAATCTTACCAAAGGTGACAGCATAACGGCACATCTCCACCTGTTCAAAAGAGAGGACGTGAAATAAACGGAAGGATGAACAGTCCTATTGCTCACATTAGACAACCTGTACGCTACCACGTAGGATATTGAGAGCACTAATTGTATAACATTTTACCAACCTGAGGACTAATTGTCTTCAAGGCATACTCAAATATTTCCTTTGAGGTTCCTGGGTCTAaagaaaaaatataaaaaatgtaatatggAAAATACAGGATGACCTGAAGACAGTCACTTTATTGGTGCTGAGAAATCAGAAGATTTACGACTGAAAAAAAGCTTTCCATACAGGAGCAACACATTCAGTTAAGTAAAGGCaataaacacaaaacacacacaccgtctTCCACTGACTTGGTGAAATTAACCATTAGTGCCGTGATCCCTCTCAAACATCCAGCCACAACAGTAAGCTTTGGCTCCTTTGTCGATGAAGTCATCTAAAAATGGTTTCAACATTGCAACCAAAAGAAAATGAAATTCAATACACACAACAAAATCGATCGGAATTGAACTGTAGGCCTAAATATTGCACAATGAACACGGCTCAAATACCACACAGTCTACTGCAGGgataggcaactagattcagccgagAGCCGATTTTTGTCGGACCGGATGTTTACGGTACAgaattataataatttgtacactgcaaattgaccaacTTGTTACTTGAAAATAACAATTATTTAATATCTTGATTACAATGAGACACGATCacatacagttgtggccaaatagATAGACACCCTTGCACATTTCTTAAATAATTCTCCACAACCTGTTATGGATTTTCAAAAATGCAGAACCAATTTTATTTTTGTAAACTTAAGTTTAAAATTGtaatttagaaaataaagacaaatttGACATGGAcagtatatattattttttttacccccttttttctccccaatttcaatcgtcttatcgctgcaactccccaaagtGCTCGGGACAGGCGATGGTCGAGTCATGCGTcttccgaaacatgacccaccaaaccgcacttcttaactccgcttaacccggaagccagctgcaacaatgtgtcagaggaaatatCGTTCAACTTATGAccaaagtcagcctgcaggcacccggcccgccaccaggagtcgctagtgcgtgatgaaCCAAGTAAAGCCCCTCCGGCCATCCtctctggccaaaccctcccctaacccggacgacactgggccaattgtgcgccgccctatgggactcccggtcacggtcGGTTGTGACACACCCTGGGACCgatcccgggtctgtagtgacgcctttgaCCGCTGTGTCTTTATATTTAGCCACAACTGTATGTCTCTTTTTTTATTCATGGAAATACTTGGAAACAGATTTACTAAATAAAACTCCTTTTTAGCTGAATTCCTGGTGAATTTACAGTTGTTTTGAGGGGACGGTTTTGGCCTGCGGGCCACCTGTTGCTGACCCCTAGTCTACTTTATATGGGATGTACCTGAAGTTTCAGCTCTCCTAAATAGGCTCTGTAGAGTTTATCTGAGTGGTTGACCATTTCGCTGGGATGGACCTCACCCAAAACTCCTAAGAGCTCATAGATTTTACTGAGAACTTTTGAAAAAATAAGACAAATCAGAAACACAAATCAGTGTCAATAGGACTTGCAGGTAAACTAGTGTTATAGTATACTGCATtatagagagagcagacagagtgatTCCTATGCCACTGGAAACATTGGAATTACAAGGTAGGTCAGTAAACATGGTTGAATATGTGGGGCCCTATTGAAAGCTATTCTGCGACACCTACTTGAAGGTGCCTGCTTTTTCACACTGTCAATATGACCCCCACCAAGAAGGAAATTAACACTCACCTGTATCTGCGATTTTGTTCTTGTAGGAGAGCTCGAAATAGAATTTGTTGAATATTTTACCAACTTTTAAGTCCTGAGCAATGCTGGAGTCCTTAGTTAAATAGAGAACCTATAAAAGTTAGGAAATGGAAAACTGACATTTAGTAAAAAGATGGTGTCATTTAACCAGTTTTCAATAAAAACATTATCACATGAATGCATGTTAATCATTAACCTTGATCAGGAGATCTAATGTTGGTGCCTTGCATTTTGCAGCTTTGTCCTTTATGTACACAACCAAGCATATGTCCTACGAACAGAGGAAGGATGGAGTTAATAATGATGAGTCCAAGGTTTCAAATAAAAATAACttcaaaatgtataacatttaaaaaaaaaatacataacatACCTTGATCTCAATGGCATAAGTCTTCTCCCAACCCTTGACGCTTGTAGATATCCTCTGCAAGAACTTGTCCAGTAGACTGATGGTCTCAACTCTTGTATCACGAAGCTGCATTTAAATATGAACCAGTCATCATGGCAACAACAAAATAGAACGGGACTGTCCTTCTACATTTCAATTGGGGAACAGATTTTCATTGACCTCATTCATTTGCACTAACCTCTTCGCATGCCAGTGATTTTCGAAGAAAGTTGAGCAACCCATCTTCATTTGAGAACAACAAGGATGCATGTAAAGCTTCAAGAGAAAACAAATCAATCAATTACTTGATGTCAATCACTCACCACTTCATAAACAAACAGGTAATTCTATATTTTACAAAAACACTATGTTGTATAGTCCCTACAGAATTAGAATAGCATCATAGATCAGCGTGGACTTGCCCTCCTGACACCAACGGATTGTTGAAAGCTagggaagatctcaattgcatactcctcgtgtcctctcctttcacctccttctcaaaacccattggaggaggaGATCAGAAATGAGAGACTTCTGGCTCTCATCCAATGGTTTTTGAGAAGGAGACTAGGAGAGGACGTGAGAATGCAACTGAGATCTTCCCATAGTGTGGACAAGCATGCAATGCTGCTGACCAGAGCCTCAGATGTAGCAGGCCTGATAGTCAAGAGCTACAAAAAAGTAAGGACCTCTTTAGTCCTTAGAATGAAACAACATTGAGAAACACGATAATTTAGGGTCTTAAATCACTATTACCTACATAGTTAATCTCAAATGACATATGAATGGGGACGTCTGGAATCATTCAAGATGGATGCAATGCGCATGTGTAACTGATTATTAGCATCTCAAAAAATGCCTCTGGCCATTGTCTCAAACAGGTGCCCAGTCTGTGCCTCTTGATCCGAGCCAGTATTCGTTCATTAGGAAGGTATGTAATCATTGCGCCAATtatgtagcaaaacgttttgcaacagaaaccgtTTCCTCCAAACGAAAACGAGAGTTTATATTAGACAAATTCAGATAGGTCCCTtcccgtttaagaaacgttttgcaacagaataggCTAAATGAATACCCCCCAGCATTAGCAAGCCAAGGCGCAAATCTATACTTGCTAGCTAAATTGCTATGATATCTAcatagctagttaacgttatgCTGTTTGGGTCTGACAACAATTGAAGTTCATATATTGCACACTTTATATAGACCAACAGTGAACCTTACCCAGCTCGTTCTCGCTGTTCGTTAGCATGCATTCTTGCCCCAAGTCCCCGATAATGTCATGACATCTTAGCGCTGCATCTCTTGTGTCGCCATCTGAGAGAGCTGCATGAAGTTTCAGAAGATGCCCTTGAATCCCTCCAACAACCTTAACTTTGTCGTCGGAGGACATGTTAAACCAATCTAGCTACTGCTAGCTATCCTTagaacacatcaacaacattcATACGCGCGCGACCAGAAATACATCTAGAAGTTTAAACACTCCCATCAAAGGTGTATTCACGACCAAGCATGATGTTCAAAAACGTTACAAACCCGGAAATCAGATGTCAACTGTTTAACATGTAGCAATCTCAATCAAATTCTAATTTATATTGCAATAATATTTCATTCTAGCATAGATTAGCCTTTCAACAGGCAGCGATTGTGTCACAAGTCTAATAAGTAACCTTAAATGTATCGTCGTTTTCAAATGCTCAAGCAACGCTGAAAATACCCTGTAGTCGTCAACGCTAAACGCATGCAACTGTAAACAGCGTAATCTACTGGCATGGAGTGTCGATTCTATTCCTATGGGgaaatattgtttttatttatttattttggaagCCAAAAACCATGACACAGAAAGTTGAGTTAGTGTGCACTCTACAGTCTGTAGAGAGCAATGTGTAGGTTGGCAGTAATCTGAATACTAACAAAAGAAGAACACTGTCCATCTTTTCATAAGGTTTAATAATGGCAGTTCAGCCAGTTACTACATTCATCATCAGACTAAACCCCACTTTGTTTACACCCACAAATCACTAGACTTAGTACAGTAACTAGTAACAACACTTACAATAGTGAAATAGCCAAAACGAATGTGGAAAAAGAAAGAGGctgaaaaaaactgaaaaatctgACATAAATCAAAAAATGAGGACAATCTTCCCTCTCATCATTCTGGCAAACCAGAATTCCTCCAATCACTTACATCATCAGTGTGCGACAATCTTAATTCCAGCCTTTTAAACCTTTATCTCCCACATTCATTAAGACATTacgggccagtttcccagacacagattaagactAGTCTTGGATTTAGAAGCATGTTCAATAGAGACTCTCAATTGGATgtactttttagtccaggactagacaTAATCTGTATCTAGGGAACTGGGCCTGAAAGTCCGTTCTCACTCAATCTCTCGTACATCATCAGCGCTTGTCGCAACAGTCTCAATCTCAGCCTAAAGGCTTTCATCTCCCACATCCATTAAGGCATGACTAGACATTTTCTTTCCTAGTACCCGctcactccctctactgtatctCCCCTATGACAGCCCTGTTGCCATGGCAATAAAGGATGGCTGCACATCACGTTGTGCTATGTCGGTAAGCAGCAGACCACCTCCCAGTTGTGGGTCATGGGGTCCCTTCAGTGGGTTCTTTGCTGCAGTGTTCTCCCCCACTGGGAGTGTTCTGTAACACTGGCGTCCAGAAGAGTCTCCTCACACCTGGGTTATAGGGTCAACTCTGACTTCCTATACGGTTGGTCTTCAATCGGAGTGTCATGCCTGTTACCTCTTAGAGGTGCGCACCTGGTGTCGGACCCAGCCTGTAGGAACTACAGAACAGAATTATTATCATATATGCCTACTAATTACAGCCAGGCTGTGAATGCAATTTAAGGAAGTGATGGAGACATAGGTTTATAGGTGGGATTTTAACATGTGTAATATTGGATTCAGACACCATGTGTCCTGCATCCTGGTTAGGGATTTGTGATGTCATAACACTCACAGCGTAGATGTCCTGGTGGTCTGGGGTTACTGGTACTGCTGCCAAAGGAGGACTGGATGTTGTGGATGGTCTACTGCAAaatctgcctctctcccctgcaGCAACAATTCAGGTGAATAATAATCATTTCTATATTTTCATTGGATGTATCAAGGTGTAAACCCTCTTTGGTAACTAAACAcaatataaataaaacaaataaataggCAGGGAACACAGAAAGGGTTTAGTAAAGAATGAAAATGACCTTCCCAGCATTGAGTTCAGAAATTGCTGCCAGTATTTGATACCTCGGCCCATCTGTCTTAATCCCCAATTCCTTTAAATCTCCATCTGTCAGAGTAAAGAAAGCCTCCATATCCACCTGTAGTGGAtgcacactgactgactgactgactgactgagtggatGAAATCAGGGTTGAGGTCAATTCCATTCAataagtaaaccaaattccaattcaaCATTTTCCTCATTAAGGTCAATTGGATTTTCAGTATATTTCCTAAATTGACTAGAATTGAAATGgatttgaccccaaccctggatGAAATGACATGTAAGCCATGAACATTTTATAATAAGTAGCAAATACAACTTGGCTtatgatatcaaatcaaatcaaatcaaatttatttatatagcccttcgtacatcagctgatatctcaaagtgctgtacagaaacccagcctaaaaccccaaacagcaagcaatgcaggtgtagaagcacggtggttaggaaaaactccctagaaaggccaaaacctaggaagaaacctagagaggaaccaggctatctggctgtgccgggtggagattataacagaacatggccaagatgttcaaatgttcataaatgaccagcatggtcgaataataataaggcagaacagttgaaactggagcagcagcacggtcaggtggactggggacagcaaggagtcatcatgtcaggtagtcctggggcatggtcctagggctcaggtcagttgaaactggagcagcagcacggccaggtggactggggacaacaaggagtcatcatgtcaggtagtcctgaggcatggtcctagggctcaggtcctccgagagagagaaagaaagagagaaggagagaattagagaacgcacacttagattcacacaggacaccgaataggacaggagaagtactccagatataacaaactgaccctagcccccccgacacataaactactgcagcataaatactggaggctgagacaggaggggtcaggagacactgataTAGTGTGAATAACACATACCTCTTGCTCTTTGAATATGGGCTGGATAGTTCATCTGTTCATCAGGATACTGGATAGTTCATCTGTTTGTAGTAAGAGACAAGCAGAGATCAGCAGAGGAAGGGTGTGTTTTTAAAGTATTCATACCAACCACAGATGCCCAGGCTCACCCTCGTCGGTGATGGTGCCACTACTGGAGCCGCCGCTGCTCTTGGAGCGTGGGTGGGAGgaggcagaggacagggagtCCCCCAGGGCAGGCTTGTGGGTGGGGGATGGAGATGGGGTCAGGGTGGGAGAGGTGCTCTTGGAGGTGGAGGAGTTCCCAGACTGAGGTCTCTTCTTCAGGTCTATCTTCTTGCACAGAAAATAGATGAGTGTGTATCACTTCATCTTTTGCTAGTATGTCTGACCCGTCTGGAGTAGAGgtctaccgattaatcggaagggccgatttcaagttttcataacaatcggaaatcgtattttttttaatacctttatttaactaggcaagtcagttaagaacacattcttattttcaatgacggcctaggaacagtgggttaactgccttgttcaggggcagaacgagagattttcaccttgtcagctctggggatccaatcttgcaacctacagttaactcgtccaacgctctaaccattgcactccacgttcgcctgttacgcgaatgcagtagaagccaatgtaaattgctagctagaattaaacgtatcttataaaaaacaatcaatcataatcactagttaaaactactaatccagtttagcaggcaatattaaccaggtgaaattgtgtcatttctcttgcattcattgcacgcagagttagggtatatgcaacagtttgggctgcctggctcattgcgaactaatttgccagaatttaagtaattatgaaataacagtgaaggttgtgcaatgtaactagaatatttagacttagggatgccacccgttagataaaataccgaacggttccgtattttgctgaaataataaacgttttgtttttgaaatgatcgtttccggattcaaccatattaatgaccaaaggctcgtatttctgtgtgttattatgttataattaagtctgatttgatagagcagtctgactgagcagcagcaggcccgtaatcattcattcaaacagcactttcgtgcattttgccagcagctcttcgcaaaaacaccgctgtttatgacttcaagcctatcagcctaatggctggtgtaaccaatgtgaaatggctagctagttagctgagtgtgcgctaataccgtttcaaacatcactcgcttttagatttggagtagttattccccttgtgctgcaagggccgcggcttttgtggagcgatgggtaacgctgcttcgagtgtggctgttgtcgacgtgttcctggttcgagtcgaggagggggacggaagctatactgttacactggcaatactatagtgcctataagaacatccaatagtcaaaggtatattaaatacaaatatattaactacaacctaaaacctcttggttggaatattgaagtctcatgttaaaaggaaccaccaactttcatatgttctcatgttcagagcaaggaacttaaaagttatcttttttacatggcacatattttacatggcacacattttttaCATGCCACACATTGCATATTGGCACATatgactttcttctccaacactttttgtattatttaaaccaaattgaacatgtttcattatttatttgtggctaaattgattttattgatctattatattaagttcaaataagtgttaattcagtattgttgtaattgtcattattacaaataaatccaATTTAAAAATCGGCacattaatcggtatcagcttttttggtcctccaataatcggtatcagcgttgaaaaatcataatcggttatGATTTTTCACCTGTGTCCATATAGCTTTTTCCAGGAGAGCAGGTTCTTACCGTTAAAGATTACCTTTATGTTTTTGGGAAACGCACCCCTGCTAGTAAGGATTGTTTTATTTTGTTGTGcaaattataatattataattataACATTTTAATCGGTGACACACCTATTTAACATCTGTATAAGTTTTTTGACCAATGAGCACATAAATTGGTAGCGGCCACATGAGAGGCGTCCAGCCATAGTTGTTACGGCTGTCCACCGAAGCCCTCTTTCGCAGTAGAAATCAGACCAGATTCTCATGTCCACTATCTCAAGAATCCCTCGAGCAGTTTCGTAGTCGCCTTAATCACAAGCACGAAACGACAACAGTGCGTTTCCCGGAACATTCATCTCTAAGGTTAGTTAGAGTTCCAGTTGTGATGCACTAACAAGTGTAAAGTTCACTCCTCGAGTAATACGCAGGTTTGGTTTGTACtatcataaaaataaaaagcttTTTTATTTTCTACTGTAAATCATATAGCAACCGGTGTTACCATCCCGTCTCAACCTCTGGCAATCATTGTTCCCTGTTGACATTCTGCGCGTGCGCAAAATGAATAAAACATAATAGCGGTCTTTTCGGACCACACAGCACAGCACCACaagtacaatgaaatgcttaactcaca from Oncorhynchus clarkii lewisi isolate Uvic-CL-2024 unplaced genomic scaffold, UVic_Ocla_1.0 unplaced_contig_3695_pilon_pilon, whole genome shotgun sequence encodes:
- the LOC139400783 gene encoding DNA-dependent protein kinase catalytic subunit-like → MSSDDKVKVVGGIQGHLLKLHAALSDGDTRDAALRCHDIIGDLGQECMLTNSENELALHASLLFSNEDGLLNFLRKSLACEELRDTRVETISLLDKFLQRISTSVKGWEKTYAIEIKDICLVVYIKDKAAKCKAPTLDLLIKVLYLTKDSSIAQDLKVGKIFNKFYFELSYKNKIADTVLSKIYELLGVLGEVHPSEMVNHSDKLYRAYLGELKLQMTSSTKEPKLTVVAGCLRGITALMVNFTKSVEDDPGTSKEIFEYALKTISPQVEMCRYAVTFAGLRLLAKHAAQFSHLLMDHYRALFDVMSKLCGHINQEMKKTSYYALESFLKQVALQVAENVEEHKGKLKFFMQKFCAIIKSMDSTHKELSIAIRGYGFFAAPCKVVCPQDVDLMYTELIQRCKQMYLTESDGEEDKVYQLPSFLDSIASVIIHLDKIPEVYTPVLERLLVVQIDSFPQYSVRMQPTCTRAIVKVLVAMASKGPVFWSFISSVVHQGLIRVCSKPVVLPEEGENAQSVTGTGGESAEASQMQTGKWRVPSCRDYLDLFRGLLDCDHLKDTGFLDKGFETQNATLRSLSRLLYDELVKSILRIVEKLDLSVQNVNTEKEGQDDQVSSSMVLPSSDPTAHLLPNKPKDFTAFINLVDFCSELLLKKRLDYFGQWVYPLSHELILQSIRAPLVSGFYKLLSVSMEVAKRIKYFQMYMGCDVHDGRCTWDGMCMMADVHGMCMMADVHGMCMMADVHGMCMMADVHGMCMMADVHGMCMMADVHGMCMMADVHGMCMMADVHGMCMMADVHGMCMMADVHGMCMMADVHGMCMMADVHGMCMMADVHGMCMMADVHGMCMMADVHGMCMMADVHGMCMMADVHGMCMMADVHGMCMMADVHGMCMMADVHGMCMMADVHGMCMMADVHGMCMMADVHGMCMMADVHGMCMMADVHGMYMMADVHGMYMMADVHGMYMMADVHGMYMMADVHGMYMMADVHGMYMMADVHGMYMMADVHGMADVHVMYMMADVHGM